Part of the Parcubacteria group bacterium genome, AGAGATACAGTTTGAGGGACAAACTAAAGCAAAACTAGGAAGTGTGGAGGCGCGTGGCGCAGTAGAAAAGGTCTTTGGAGATGCGCTTGCGACGTTTTTTGAAGAACGCCCCGATGATGCTCGAGCTATTGTCGGCAAGGTTATTATCGCGCTTAAGGCTCGCAAGGCGGCAAAAGCGGCCAAAGATAGCGTGCTTCGCAAGGGAGCACTTGAGGGATTCACCCTTCCGGGCAAACTCGCCGACTGCCAGTCCCACGACAGAGACGAAACAGAGCTTTTTATTGTGGAGGGTGACAGCGCAGGTGGTTCTGCAAAAACAGGCCGCGACAGAAGGACGCAGGCTATTCTGCCACTTCGTGGAAAGATATTAAACGTCGAGCGTGCCCGCTTAGACAAAATGCTTGCCTCAAATGAGATCAAAGCCCTTGTCATTGCGCTTGGTACGGCCATTGGCGACACCTTTGATGCAGAGAAGCTTCGTTACGGCAAGATTATTATCGCAACCGATGCCGACGTCGATGGTGCGCACATCCGGACTCTCCTCCTGACTCTTTTCTATAGATACTTCAATCCTTTGGTAGAAACGGGACATATTTATATCGCCATGCCACCGCTCTACAAACTCACTAAGGGTAAGGAGGCGTTTTATGCGTACAATGATGCTGAAAAAGATAAGATCGTCGCCCGAGAAGGTGGTTTATCTGAGGAACCACTAGAGGTGGTAGATGAAGAAGCAGAAGAGGCCATTCCAGAAGATGAAGTTTCAGGAAAGGGGAAGACAAAAAAGGCGGCTCGCATTTCTATACAACGCTACAAGGGTCTTGGAGAAATGAACCCCGAAGAGCTTTGGGAAACCACAATGAACCCAAAAACTCGTACGCTGAAGCAAGTTACTGTTGAGGATGCTCGCGAAGCAGATCGTGTCTTCGATGTGCTCATGGGTACTGATGTACCATCACGTAAATCGTTTATTCAAACACACGCCAAAGAGGCAGAGTTAGACATTTAATTTATAGGTAAACCAAAATTTTCTTTACACGTAAAAAAACCTATAGTCAAAATTACGTGTATATTACAACTTTAAAACTCCCCCAATTAAAATCGGGGGAGTTTGCAACCTGCCATGTCTTTTCCGCACATGAACTCGGTAATATCTTTCTCCGAGGCGCGGGCGTCAATAACGACGAATCTACTGCCCGTGATAACGCTCGACGCTGTTGAAGCTGGGAACACGTACACTCCCGTTAGCCGAGCATACTCAATGGCTTGCATGATGAGCGGGGAGCGCTTAGCACGAGCGAAGAATCGCTCGAAATCAGGAAAAGAGATGTGTAAATATGAGTAGATAATCCCCAACGGAGCCGCTTCTTTCACAAGGAGGGCTTTCTGTATGGATTCTCCTGCTGTGGCCGGGTCCAAGAACTTCCGGATCTCGTTTAGAGAAGCTTCAGCATCGATATTTACCCATCCTGTGCCGATGAGGAAGTTGTCGCTAACATACACAATCGTGCCACGTGGCAAAATAGACCCCGTCGTGAGGAGCTTAAAGACAGTGAAGACGAGTTCAAGCTGGGGATCTTCTGCGACTCGGTCTAGAAATGCCGAAAATCCACCGTCTTTCCCCGTGAAGGAGGGGATATAGAGATTAAAGTTTCGTGCCGCAAATTCTTTACGAGCATCATCCCTGGTCTCGACTCTCGTCGCCTCTTCAATCGCGACAGCTCCGTAGACGTCTTTTGAAAAAACAATGGGCCCCAAGAGAACAAGGGCAATAAACAAAATACTTTGCTTTGACACGGCCCCGTCCTCCTTAGGTATCTTCTGCTATTTAAACACAAAAAAACCAACTCCGCAACTTCTGGAAGGACTTAGGCACGGCGCTCCTCAATTTCAAGCACAAGCTTTTGAGTTAATTCCTCAAGAGAAATTTTTTGTTTTGGAGTTCCATCGGTCCGACTCTCTAGCGTCACGTTATTCGCGCCAACTTCTTCATCACCCAAAACAAGGAAATAAGGGACTTTTTCCACGCGCACCTTTCTAATGCGCTTTCCAAGTGTCTCGTCTTCTCCAGAAAGTTCGGCTCTAATACCCGCCTCTCTAAGTGTTTGAGTTACTTTCTCTCCATACTCTCTATGTGTCGCGCCCACAGGCAAAACTGCAATCTGGACAGGGGAGAGCCAGAGGGGGAAGGCTCCCTGGAGATGTTCGATGAGAACCGACAGAAAGCGTTCAATTGATCCCATGATGGCGGCGTGGATCATTACGATTCGTTCTTTTTCACCCGCTTCATTTATGCATGTGAGGTCAAATCGTTCGGGCATGTTCATGTCCAACTGAATTGTGGCCACCTGCCAGAGACGTCCGCGAGCATCTTCGGCCATAAAATCAAGTTTTGGTCCGTAGAATGCCGCTTCGCCAGGGCCTTCAATTGTTTCTGCATTCTTGCTTTCAGCAATCTCGCGTAAGATGCTTTCTGCGGTTTCCCAACGACTCTGTTCGCCAAGGAATTTTTCAGGATGGAGAGGGTCGCGGAAGGACAAACGAATCTTCTTCGGAGTAAACCCAAAAGTTCTATAGAACTTTTCAATAATGTCCCAAATTTTTATGAATTCCTCCTTTACCTGTGATTCACGACAGAAGGTGTGTGCGTCATCTTGGGTAATCGAACGAGTGCGAGAGAGGCCATTAAGCTCCCCTGACTGTTCGTCGCGATATACCATCGTCGTGTTTGCATACCGCTGAGGAAGCTCCCGATAACTCCATGGACGCCGCGCATAGATCTGTGTGTGGTGAGGACAGTTCATGGGCTTTAAGGCAAACTCGTCCTCTTCGCGTGTTTTGATTTTGAAAAGATCTTCCTTGAACTTCTCCCAGTGCCCGCTCGTCTCGTAGAGTGCCCGCTTAGTAATGTGGGGGATTTCCACTTTTTGGAATCCGTGTACGGAGCGCAGCTGAAAGACGTAGTCATCAAGGAGATTGCGCAAAATGGTGCCTTTTGGGGTCCATAAAGGAAGCCCTGAACCTACAAGGTCCGAAAACGTGAACAAGTCGAGCTCTTTGCCGAGCTGTTTGTGGTCTTTCTCTTGCGGCTCCTCCTTGGGTTGTTTTTCTTGCGCCATAATCATCAATTGTATACTCAAATCTGAAATCTGCAATCTTAAATTAAAGCTCTTTTATGCTTTCGACGACCAAGCTCGGCTCGCCATTTCGACGCGATACGCGCCCCTTCATCAGCACTTGTTTGTCAGCCTCAAGAAGCGACTTATATTTACTAAACGCAGAGGGAAACACGACCACCTCTATCGAATCATTAAAATCAGCTACCTTGAGAAAGGCCATCTGTTCACCCTTCTTTGTCATTATGGGCTTTGCCTCGAGAATGATGCCGCCGATAAGTGTCGTGACACCATCACGGTAATTTTTGACTTTAGTAATGTTTATTTGCAGCTCTTTTAGTCGTTTCTCGTGTTTCTTGAGCGGATTCCCAGAGATATAGAGACCGAGTAGTTCTTTCTCCCACGCGAGCTTCTGTTCTTCACTGAGTGGTTCAGTCTCGGGCAACCGCAGTTGCGGAACCGATGTTTTGTTTTCCATAAGACCAAAGAGAGAGCTTTGAGCCTTTTCGTTTCTTGCGTGTTCGCGGTTGTACGCAAGAGCGGTTTCCAAACTACCAAGTGCCGTGCCGCGTTCGACCAATTCATCAAGAGCCCCGGCTTTAATGAGGGATTCCAGGGATTTCTTATTCATGTTTTTATGGTTCATCCGCTCCAGAAAATCAGCATACGATTGGAATGACCCCTTTGATTCGCGCTCGAGAATGACTGCTTCTGCGATATCCTGACCGAAGTTCTTTATCGAAAGCAGGCCGAAACGAATTTTGTCTCCTTCTTCTCCTACTCCCTTAATAACAGTGAAGTCGGTAAAGCTTTCGTTAACGTTTGGCGGCAGAACAGAGATTCCCATGCGCGTACAATCTGCGATGATTCCGGCAACTTTCTCAATGTCTCCCGCTTCTGCAGTCAAAACCGCAGTCATATATTCCGCCGGGTAGTTTGCCTTCATAAAAGCAGTTTGATAGGCAACCACACCGTAACTAGCGGCGTGCGCCTTGTTGAACCCGTATCCCTGGAAGGGTTCAAAGAGCCTCCAGAGAGCTTCTGCTTCCTCTTTTTTCATTCCGCTATGCTTTTCGCACCCTAGAACGAATATCTTGTGCTGTTTTGCCATTTCCTCCGGGATCTTTTTACCAACCGCCTTACGAAATTTATCGACTTCACCCCACGAATATCCTGCGACCTCGATTGCGGTCATCAAAAGGTCATCTTGATACACAAGCACCCCATAGGTGCGTTCGAGGAAACTCTTCATCTTCGGGTGCGGGTATGTTATTGTCGTCCTCCCGTGTTTGCGGGCAATGTATTCGTTGATGTTATCCATCGGACCTGGACGATACAGGGCCACCATAAGGTTAATGTCGTGGACTGTGGTTGGTTTCAGATCGACAAGAGAGCGAGTCATTCCATCACCGTTCAGCTGAAATACACCCGCCGTCTCACCGCGCGAAAGCATCTCAAATGTTTTTTTGTCATCAAGGGGAATTGTGTGGACGTCCCATCTCTGCCCACGATACTTCTCCACAAGGTTAATCGCGTCCGCCAAAATAGCAAGGTTCCGAATACCCAAGAAGTCGAGTTTGAGGAGACCCACGTCTTCGACTGCGTACATATCGTACTGGGTAATCATGTTCGAACCACCGGGGTCGAGCTGGACCGGTGTGTAATCCGTGACCGGCCCAGGAGCAATCACAACACCCGCCGCATGCACCGAAACGTGCCGCACGGTGCCTTCGAGGCGTTTTGCAAGGTCGAGTATTTCACGCGCGGCCTCTTCTTTGTCGTGCATCATCTTCAGATCGGGAGAAATCTCGAAAGCATGTTCAATCGTCATTGGAAATCCTTGCGAACCAAAAGGGATTTGTTTTGCAATTCTATCTCCGAGGTCGTATGGATGCCCGAGCGCGCGCGCAACATCACGAACAGCGCCACGAGCCATCATGGTGCCGAAGGTGCCGATTTGCGCTACGTGATTCTCTCCATACTTCTTTCGCGCGTAGGCAATCACCTCATCACGACGGTTGTCCGCGAAGTCCATATCAATATCCGGGGCCGACGGTCGATCTGGGTTCAAAAAACGCTCGAATGGTAGGTCAAAACGCAGGGGGTCAACACTTGTGATACCGAGAAGGTACGAGACAAGCGAACCCGCGGCGGATCCTCTGGTATTGGTCAAAATGCCGTTCTCTCGAGCGAAGCGGAGGAGGTCACCCACGACGAGAAAATAAGGGGAATACCCCTTCCCTTGAATGACGGAGAGCTCATAGTCAATCCTCTCCTTGATTTCGGGAGTCTCTGCAATACCACGAAAGGAGAGGCCTTCATACGCCAATCGCCGCAATTCCATATCGTGCGTAACCCCCTGTGGAACTTTGTAATCAGGAAAGACCCAGCTACCAAGTTTGAGATCGATAGTGCAACGCTCCGCTATTTCAGAAGTCCTCTCTACCGCCTCTGGCACATCCGCAAAATATTTGTAAGCCGTTTCCGTGTCGATGAAAGAAAAGTCATCATTCGCGAACGAAAGACGGTTTGTATTCTCAACATCCGTCCCTTGCTGTACCGCCAAAAGCGTCTCATGCGCGCGTGCGTCATCTTTGTGTAGATAATGGGAGTCTTGTGTGGCGACAAGCGGAACGCCAGTTTGTCTCGAAAGCTCAATTGTGGCGGCACGAATCTCTGCATACCCCTCGACTCCTGGGTGGTACATAATCTCCAAAAAGTAATTGTCTTTACCAAAAATGTCTTGATACTCGGCAATAATAGCGCGGGTTGCGGCCGTATTTTTGCCCGCGATAGTGCGCGAGAGTTCGCCGGCCATACACCCCGAGAGGGCGATGAGCCCTTCTTTGTGTTCGCGGAGGAGCTCTTTATCAACGCGCGGTTTGTAGTAGAAACCCTCTAAGTGCGCTTTTGATACAAGCTGAATCAAATTCCTATAGCCAGTTACGTTTTGGGCAAGAAGTGTCAGGTGAAAGCGACGATTATCAACACCCGAACGCTTGTCATGACGGCTCCCGTTTGCAACATAGGCCTCTAGTCCAATGATGGGCTTAATGCCTTCTTTTTGGCACGCTTTGTAAAACTCGATTGCGCCATACATCGCACCGTGGTCTGTGATAGCGAGTGCAGGCATCCCATACTTTTTTGCCAATTTCACCATCTCTTGCACATTGGAAAGGCCATCAAGAAGAGAGTAATGCGAGTGTGTATGGAGATGCACAAAAGGCTTCATGGTAGTATGAGTATAACATACCAAAAAACAGAGAATTTCTAATACGTTGCGAGATTGAAGATGAGGATTTTATGAGCAAGTTTACCCACATCATTGGTATTGATGAATCAGGGAGGGGACCTCTTGCGGGCCCAGTTTTTCTGGGGGCCGTATGCATGAGACGTGCCAACCTTCACTATTTGGAACATCACTTTGTTGGATTGAAAGATCCAAAACGAATGACCGCAAAGCAACGTGAAGAATGGTTTGTTGTGTTAAAAGAAGCAGAGGAGCGGAGGATATTCCAGGTTTCCGTCACATTCTCAAGTCATGCGACCATAGACGCGCACGGCATTGTTCCTGCGATTCGTTTTGCGCTTCACCGTGCGTCACGACGCATCAAAGCCCCGCGGGACACAACACGAGTCCTTCTTGACGGTGGGTTGAGGGCACAACGTACCTTTTTGAACCAAACAACCATTGTGAGGGGCGACTCAAAAGAGCCACTCATTATGTTGGCTGCCCTTGCCGCTAAGGTAACTCGCGATAGATACATGCGTCGTCTCCATGTGGAATACCCGCAATACGCCTTCGACCAACACAAAGGGTACGGCACCGCGCTTCACTACACGGCCCTACAAAAATACGGCCCATCCCCGGTACATCGGCGATCTTTCCTTGGGGGACTCCAATAGGTATTGCTTTTTAGAGGAAACTAGGGTATGCTCCAAAAATGGTTGTACACATGCGACACACGCGGAGCCATACGGGAAACCGACGCTCTCACCATGCCTTAAAGAGGCCGCCTCTTGCGGTGTGTTCAAACTGTAACGCCAAGCGCCTGCAACACCACGCATGTCTCAATTGCGGAATGTACCGCGGGAGAAAAGTTATCGATGTTGCCAAGAAATTGGCCAAAAAAGAGCGCAAACAAAAAGAACTCGCAAACGCCGGTCGCTAGCTAGTAGCTTTTAACTTAGTAGGATTTTCCCTAGTAAGCTATAAGCTGAAAGCTAAAAGCGTTTATGGCAAATAGGCACCTTGCAAGAAGTATTGTCATGCAGACGCTCTTTGAGTGGGATTTTGGTAGCAAGACAGAAACGGAAGCAATAGAGATACTCAAACGAAATGTCGCAGAATTCGCTCCCGGAGCCGGAGATTTTTCTTTTATGGAAAATCTCTTGAAGGGTATCTTTAAGAAGCGAAAAACACTCGACGATATTATCGAGAAGGCTGCCCCTGAATGGCCAATAGCAAAAATAGCGATTATTGACCGTAACGTACTCCGCATTGGGCTTTACGAACTTCTTTTCGCAGACCACCAAGAGGTCCCCACAAAGGTAGCCATCAACGAGGCCATCGAACTCGCAAAATCTTTCAGCGGGGAGACAAGCGGACGTTTTGTAAACGGTGTTTTGGGAGCTGTCTACCGAGAGCTCGGAGAACCGGGGAAAGACGATGTGGCGAAGAAAAAGAAAGGAAAGACCCCCATCGACCCATCAAAGCTCCCCCTGGAACAGCTCGGTGGTTCTGTCGTCTATGCGCAGAACGGCAAGACGGTGTACCTTGCTTTCGTACACGACATATTTGGCCGATGGACGCTCTCCAAGGGTAAGCTCGAAAAAGATGAAAAAGTCGAGGATGGAACTACGCGAGAAATTAAAGAAGAAATCGGCGTTGATATCGTTATCAAAGAGAAAATAGGGGACAATGAATACATAGCCAACGATCCTGAGCGCGGTAAGATTAGAAAGCGGGTTACCTATTTTCTCGGAGAAGCACCGTATAAAGAATTAACACTTGGTCCGTCGGGTGGCCTCGACGACGCCAAGTGGTTTGAATTAAAAGAAATACCCCAGCTAACAATGTACGAAGATATTATTCCCATTGTTACAAAAGGTATAACATTACTAAAAAAATATCAGCAATAATATAGGCACTGGGCTTTAGACAGTAGACGTCGCGTTTGAAACGCTCTAGGGTCTAAAGCCTAGTCCCTTAATTACTCATGAAGCATTTTTCGGAGTTTGAAGGGAAGATAGGGGTTTCGTTTGCTGACAAAAATCTTCTTAAACAAGCCTTTACGCACCGCTCATTCCTTAATGAGCACCCCGGGGAAGATATTCAACACAATGAACGTCTCGAATTTTTAGGAGACGCTGTTTTAGAGCTCGTCTCAACCGAGTATCTTTATGCCACCTTCCCCAATAAGCCGGAAGGAGAGTTAACTGCTTACCGAGCGGCACTCGTTAACACCGTGAGTATTTCTTCAGTCGCCAAGACCTTGGAAATGGACAACTATCTTTTGCTGTCCAAGGGTGAGGCGCGCGATGTAGGCAAGGCACGCCAATTTATACTCGCAAACACCTACGAAGCCTTTATCGGGGCGTTATATCTTGATCAAGGATATGAGGCCGCAAGGACTTTTATCACAACAACGCTTCTCTATCGGCTCAAGACAATACTTGAGGAGCGTTCTTGGCAAGACGCAAAAAGCCATTTCCAAGAAGAAGCACAGGAAAAGACAGGGGTCACTCCTTCGTATTCAGTTCTCAAAGAGGAGGGGCCTGACCATGCTAAAATATTCACTGTTGGTGTTTATTTGGGCGACGAGGAAGTTGCGGTAGGACAGGGGCAGTCAAAACAGGAAGCAGAGCAAGGCGCTGCCGCAGAAGCTCTGAAAAGAAAGGGGTGGGGGCAACAATAATGGCAGCACCGTGTGTTTTAGAAAATCATGCTTTTAAAGAAACTCGAACTATCTGGTTTTAAATCTTTCGCTCGGAAGACGGAATTCGAGTTTGCAACTCGCACAACTGCGATTGTGGGACCCAATGGGTCCGGCAAATCAAACATCGCTGAATCCATCCGGTTTGTCCTTGGTGAACAATCGATGAAGTCCCTCCGTTCAAAAAGGGGGGAGGATTTGATTTGGAATGGCACTCCGGGAACTCCCAAACTTAACCGTGCGGATGTCGCAATTACGTTTGACAATACAAAGCGCCTGCTCAATGTCGACTATGATGAGGTTGAGATTAGACGTACTATTTATCGTGACTCCGCAAGTCAGTATCTAATCAACGGATCCCCAGTGCGACTCAAAGACGTTTTCGAACTTCTTTCGGGGATCCACATTGGAGCATCTTCGCACCACATTATTTCACAAGGTCAGGCTGATCATATCCTTTCGGCGTCTATAAAGGAGCGACGCGGGATGGTGGAGGATGCCTTGGGGCTCAAGGTCTACCAATACAAGCGCCTAGAAAGTGAGCGTAAACTCGCGAAGACGCGCGAAAATATAGGGCAAGTCGAGGCGTTGCGGAAAGAAATCGCCCCTCATCTCAAATTCCTTCAAAAACAGATGGAGAAGGTTGAGCAGGCAGAAAAACTTCGCGAAGAACTAAAGATGCTCTACCGCGAGTATCTTGCCCGCGAAGAGATGTACCTGGAACATCACAACAAAAGACTCCAAGAAAAAAGAGGGGAGCCCCAGCAAGAACTGCACGACCTTGAGAAAAGAATTAAAAATAACGAGATAAAGCTACAGGAGCTGACGAAGGGAAGGGGCGCACATGCGGATCTTGAGGTTCTCGACACAACACTTCGCAAACTTCGGGAAGAAAAAGACACGCACTCGCGACGCATAGGGCGTCTTGAGGGTATGCTTTCGTACGCCAAGAAGGAGCAAGGTGGGAA contains:
- the thrS gene encoding threonine--tRNA ligase, whose translation is MAQEKQPKEEPQEKDHKQLGKELDLFTFSDLVGSGLPLWTPKGTILRNLLDDYVFQLRSVHGFQKVEIPHITKRALYETSGHWEKFKEDLFKIKTREEDEFALKPMNCPHHTQIYARRPWSYRELPQRYANTTMVYRDEQSGELNGLSRTRSITQDDAHTFCRESQVKEEFIKIWDIIEKFYRTFGFTPKKIRLSFRDPLHPEKFLGEQSRWETAESILREIAESKNAETIEGPGEAAFYGPKLDFMAEDARGRLWQVATIQLDMNMPERFDLTCINEAGEKERIVMIHAAIMGSIERFLSVLIEHLQGAFPLWLSPVQIAVLPVGATHREYGEKVTQTLREAGIRAELSGEDETLGKRIRKVRVEKVPYFLVLGDEEVGANNVTLESRTDGTPKQKISLEELTQKLVLEIEERRA
- a CDS encoding DNA polymerase III subunit alpha, giving the protein MKPFVHLHTHSHYSLLDGLSNVQEMVKLAKKYGMPALAITDHGAMYGAIEFYKACQKEGIKPIIGLEAYVANGSRHDKRSGVDNRRFHLTLLAQNVTGYRNLIQLVSKAHLEGFYYKPRVDKELLREHKEGLIALSGCMAGELSRTIAGKNTAATRAIIAEYQDIFGKDNYFLEIMYHPGVEGYAEIRAATIELSRQTGVPLVATQDSHYLHKDDARAHETLLAVQQGTDVENTNRLSFANDDFSFIDTETAYKYFADVPEAVERTSEIAERCTIDLKLGSWVFPDYKVPQGVTHDMELRRLAYEGLSFRGIAETPEIKERIDYELSVIQGKGYSPYFLVVGDLLRFARENGILTNTRGSAAGSLVSYLLGITSVDPLRFDLPFERFLNPDRPSAPDIDMDFADNRRDEVIAYARKKYGENHVAQIGTFGTMMARGAVRDVARALGHPYDLGDRIAKQIPFGSQGFPMTIEHAFEISPDLKMMHDKEEAAREILDLAKRLEGTVRHVSVHAAGVVIAPGPVTDYTPVQLDPGGSNMITQYDMYAVEDVGLLKLDFLGIRNLAILADAINLVEKYRGQRWDVHTIPLDDKKTFEMLSRGETAGVFQLNGDGMTRSLVDLKPTTVHDINLMVALYRPGPMDNINEYIARKHGRTTITYPHPKMKSFLERTYGVLVYQDDLLMTAIEVAGYSWGEVDKFRKAVGKKIPEEMAKQHKIFVLGCEKHSGMKKEEAEALWRLFEPFQGYGFNKAHAASYGVVAYQTAFMKANYPAEYMTAVLTAEAGDIEKVAGIIADCTRMGISVLPPNVNESFTDFTVIKGVGEEGDKIRFGLLSIKNFGQDIAEAVILERESKGSFQSYADFLERMNHKNMNKKSLESLIKAGALDELVERGTALGSLETALAYNREHARNEKAQSSLFGLMENKTSVPQLRLPETEPLSEEQKLAWEKELLGLYISGNPLKKHEKRLKELQINITKVKNYRDGVTTLIGGIILEAKPIMTKKGEQMAFLKVADFNDSIEVVVFPSAFSKYKSLLEADKQVLMKGRVSRRNGEPSLVVESIKEL
- a CDS encoding ribonuclease HII; amino-acid sequence: MSKFTHIIGIDESGRGPLAGPVFLGAVCMRRANLHYLEHHFVGLKDPKRMTAKQREEWFVVLKEAEERRIFQVSVTFSSHATIDAHGIVPAIRFALHRASRRIKAPRDTTRVLLDGGLRAQRTFLNQTTIVRGDSKEPLIMLAALAAKVTRDRYMRRLHVEYPQYAFDQHKGYGTALHYTALQKYGPSPVHRRSFLGGLQ
- the rpmF gene encoding 50S ribosomal protein L32 → MVVHMRHTRSHTGNRRSHHALKRPPLAVCSNCNAKRLQHHACLNCGMYRGRKVIDVAKKLAKKERKQKELANAGR
- the nusB gene encoding transcription antitermination factor NusB, with translation MANRHLARSIVMQTLFEWDFGSKTETEAIEILKRNVAEFAPGAGDFSFMENLLKGIFKKRKTLDDIIEKAAPEWPIAKIAIIDRNVLRIGLYELLFADHQEVPTKVAINEAIELAKSFSGETSGRFVNGVLGAVYRELGEPGKDDVAKKKKGKTPIDPSKLPLEQLGGSVVYAQNGKTVYLAFVHDIFGRWTLSKGKLEKDEKVEDGTTREIKEEIGVDIVIKEKIGDNEYIANDPERGKIRKRVTYFLGEAPYKELTLGPSGGLDDAKWFELKEIPQLTMYEDIIPIVTKGITLLKKYQQ
- the rnc gene encoding ribonuclease III, giving the protein MKHFSEFEGKIGVSFADKNLLKQAFTHRSFLNEHPGEDIQHNERLEFLGDAVLELVSTEYLYATFPNKPEGELTAYRAALVNTVSISSVAKTLEMDNYLLLSKGEARDVGKARQFILANTYEAFIGALYLDQGYEAARTFITTTLLYRLKTILEERSWQDAKSHFQEEAQEKTGVTPSYSVLKEEGPDHAKIFTVGVYLGDEEVAVGQGQSKQEAEQGAAAEALKRKGWGQQ